The following are encoded together in the Oncorhynchus nerka isolate Pitt River linkage group LG25, Oner_Uvic_2.0, whole genome shotgun sequence genome:
- the LOC115109516 gene encoding excitatory amino acid transporter 2-like isoform X1 gives MPKQVEVRMHESHLEPIEARPRNKCISCFSSLFKNLLLTLTVLGVILGAVSGMLLRYASPIHPDIVMVIAFPGDILMRMLKMLILPLIISSLITGLAGLDAKSSGRLGTRAMVYYMSTTVIAAVLGVILVLVIHPGNPKMKEQLGDGQKHDDVSSLDAFFDLIRNLFPENLVQACFQQIQTVTKKVEKVIEEDINATTTLEGLLSNATKEPEFIIKKSLQFKSGMNVLGVIGFFIAFGICMGKMGERAKLMLEFFNILNEIVMNLVIMIMWYSPFGICCLICGKIISIDDLEVVARQLGMYMVTVIVGLIIHGAIFLPAIYFAIVRKNPYTFFMGIFQAWITALGTASSAGTLPVTFRCLEENLGIDKRVTRFVLPVGATINMDGTALYEAVAAIFIAQMNNIYLDAGQIVTVSLTATLASVGAASIPSAGLVTMLLILTAVGLPTQDISLLVAVDWLLDRFRTSVNVVGDSYGAGIVYHLSKAELDELDATHGKSGDIEMMNKTSSYYDDLKNHHENNSNQCVQYAAHNSVVVDECKVTLATNGSTAAAAVAERTLVEEEPRKSE, from the exons ATGCCTAAGCAAGTGGAGGTGAGGATGCACGAAAGTCACCTGGAGCCCatcgaggccaggcccaggaacaAGTGTATCAGCTGCTTCTCTTCTCTTTTCAAGAACCTGCTGCTCACGCTCACTGTACTCG GTGTGATTCTGGGGGCTGTGTCTGGGATGCTGCTTCGTTATGCCTCTCCCATCCACCCAGACATCGTCATGGTGATTGCGTTCCCTGGAGACATCCTGATGAGGATGCTAAAGATGTTGATCCTGCCTCTCATCATCTCCAGCTTAATCACAG GTCTGGCTGGGCTAGATGCCAAGTCTAGCGGTCGCCTGGGCACCAGGGCAATGGTCTACTACATGTCCACCACGGTGATTGCTGCAGTGCTGGGAGTCATCCTAGTGCTGGTCATACACCCTGGAAACCCCAAGATGAAGGAGCAGCTGGGAGATGGCCAAAAGCATGATGATGTGTCCAGCCTGGATGCCTTCTTTGACCTCATCAGGAACCTGTTCCCTGAGAACCTGGTGCAGGCCTGCTTCcaacag ATCCAAACGGTAACTAAGAAGGTGGAGAAGGTGATTGAGGAAGACATCAATGCCACCACCACCTTGGAGGGCCTCCTGTCCAACGCCACCAAGGAGCCTGAGTTCATCATCAAGAAGTCCCTCCAGTTCAAGAGTGGCATGAACGTGTTAG GAGTGATTGGCTTCTTCATTGCCTTCGGCATCTGCatggggaagatgggagagagggCCAAGCTCATGCTGGAGTTCTTCAACATCCTCAACGAGATTGTTATGAACCTGGTTATCATGATCATGTG GTACTCTCCCTTCGGTATCTGCTGCCTGATCTGTGGTAAGATCATCTCCATTGATGACCTGGAGGTGGTTGCTAGGCAGCTGGGGATGTACATGGTGACTGTGATTGTGGGCTTGATCATCCACGGAGCCATCTTCCTGCCTGCCATCTACTTTGCCATTGTCAGGAAAAACCCCTACACCTTCTTCATGGGCATCTTCCAGGCCTGGATCACTGCCTTGGGGACAGCCTCCAG tgCTGGTACACTGCCTGTCACCTTCCGTTGCCTGGAGGAAAACTTGGGCATCGATAAGAGAGTCACCCGTTTCGTGCTCCCTGTCGGCGCTACCATCAACATGGACGGAACCGCCCTCTACGAGGCCGTGGCAGCCATCTTTATCGCCCAGATGAACAACATCTACCTGGATGCTGGTCAGATCGTCACTGTCAG TCTGACAGCTACCCTGGCCAGTGTTGGTGCGGCCAGTATTCCCAGTGCTGGACTGGTGACTATGCTTCTAATCCTCACTGCAGTCGGCCTGCCAACTCAGGACATCAGTCTGCTGGTTGCTGTTGACTGGCTCCT GGACCGGTTCCGTACCTCGGTGAATGTGGTGGGAGACTCGTATGGCGCGGGTATCGTGTACCACCTGTCCAAGGCTGAGCTGGATGAGCTGGACGCTACACATGGCAAGTCGGGCGACATCGAGATGATGAACAAGACCTCGTCCTACTATGATGACCTCAAGAACCACCACGAAAACAACTCCAACCAGTGCGTCCAGTATGCCGCTCACAATTCAGTCGTAGTAGATGAGTGCAAG GTAACCTTGGCCACTAACGGCTCTACTGCTGCGGCAGCCGTGGCGGAGCGCACACTTGTTGAGGAGGAACCCCGGAAAAGTGAATAA
- the LOC115109516 gene encoding excitatory amino acid transporter 2-like isoform X2 — protein MPKQVEVRMHESHLEPIEARPRNKCISCFSSLFKNLLLTLTVLGVILGAVSGMLLRYASPIHPDIVMVIAFPGDILMRMLKMLILPLIISSLITGLAGLDAKSSGRLGTRAMVYYMSTTVIAAVLGVILVLVIHPGNPKMKEQLGDGQKHDDVSSLDAFFDLIRNLFPENLVQACFQQIQTVTKKVEKVIEEDINATTTLEGLLSNATKEPEFIIKKSLQFKSGMNVLGVIGFFIAFGICMGKMGERAKLMLEFFNILNEIVMNLVIMIMWYSPFGICCLICGKIISIDDLEVVARQLGMYMVTVIVGLIIHGAIFLPAIYFAIVRKNPYTFFMGIFQAWITALGTASSAGTLPVTFRCLEENLGIDKRVTRFVLPVGATINMDGTALYEAVAAIFIAQMNNIYLDAGQIVTVSLTATLASVGAASIPSAGLVTMLLILTAVGLPTQDISLLVAVDWLLDRFRTSVNVVGDSYGAGIVYHLSKAELDELDATHGKSGDIEMMNKTSSYYDDLKNHHENNSNQ, from the exons ATGCCTAAGCAAGTGGAGGTGAGGATGCACGAAAGTCACCTGGAGCCCatcgaggccaggcccaggaacaAGTGTATCAGCTGCTTCTCTTCTCTTTTCAAGAACCTGCTGCTCACGCTCACTGTACTCG GTGTGATTCTGGGGGCTGTGTCTGGGATGCTGCTTCGTTATGCCTCTCCCATCCACCCAGACATCGTCATGGTGATTGCGTTCCCTGGAGACATCCTGATGAGGATGCTAAAGATGTTGATCCTGCCTCTCATCATCTCCAGCTTAATCACAG GTCTGGCTGGGCTAGATGCCAAGTCTAGCGGTCGCCTGGGCACCAGGGCAATGGTCTACTACATGTCCACCACGGTGATTGCTGCAGTGCTGGGAGTCATCCTAGTGCTGGTCATACACCCTGGAAACCCCAAGATGAAGGAGCAGCTGGGAGATGGCCAAAAGCATGATGATGTGTCCAGCCTGGATGCCTTCTTTGACCTCATCAGGAACCTGTTCCCTGAGAACCTGGTGCAGGCCTGCTTCcaacag ATCCAAACGGTAACTAAGAAGGTGGAGAAGGTGATTGAGGAAGACATCAATGCCACCACCACCTTGGAGGGCCTCCTGTCCAACGCCACCAAGGAGCCTGAGTTCATCATCAAGAAGTCCCTCCAGTTCAAGAGTGGCATGAACGTGTTAG GAGTGATTGGCTTCTTCATTGCCTTCGGCATCTGCatggggaagatgggagagagggCCAAGCTCATGCTGGAGTTCTTCAACATCCTCAACGAGATTGTTATGAACCTGGTTATCATGATCATGTG GTACTCTCCCTTCGGTATCTGCTGCCTGATCTGTGGTAAGATCATCTCCATTGATGACCTGGAGGTGGTTGCTAGGCAGCTGGGGATGTACATGGTGACTGTGATTGTGGGCTTGATCATCCACGGAGCCATCTTCCTGCCTGCCATCTACTTTGCCATTGTCAGGAAAAACCCCTACACCTTCTTCATGGGCATCTTCCAGGCCTGGATCACTGCCTTGGGGACAGCCTCCAG tgCTGGTACACTGCCTGTCACCTTCCGTTGCCTGGAGGAAAACTTGGGCATCGATAAGAGAGTCACCCGTTTCGTGCTCCCTGTCGGCGCTACCATCAACATGGACGGAACCGCCCTCTACGAGGCCGTGGCAGCCATCTTTATCGCCCAGATGAACAACATCTACCTGGATGCTGGTCAGATCGTCACTGTCAG TCTGACAGCTACCCTGGCCAGTGTTGGTGCGGCCAGTATTCCCAGTGCTGGACTGGTGACTATGCTTCTAATCCTCACTGCAGTCGGCCTGCCAACTCAGGACATCAGTCTGCTGGTTGCTGTTGACTGGCTCCT GGACCGGTTCCGTACCTCGGTGAATGTGGTGGGAGACTCGTATGGCGCGGGTATCGTGTACCACCTGTCCAAGGCTGAGCTGGATGAGCTGGACGCTACACATGGCAAGTCGGGCGACATCGAGATGATGAACAAGACCTCGTCCTACTATGATGACCTCAAGAACCACCACGAAAACAACTCCAACCA GTAA